GTGATAGACATTTTATTCGAGGTGAAGAAAGTGAAGATGGTGAGAAACATGATTACTCAAAGTTTGACGGATGTGCGTGTAAGTATTTACGTATTTACATGATCCTAATCAAAACTAAATTATTAATATAAGAATATATTTgtttaagataattttaaaacTATCCAATTAATGTCATATATTTTCAAACATtgttttaaactaaaattgacccaaaattattttacatgtccaaattggtcatttgataaattaaaagCACAAGCCAGTTTAAGTTTACCAAACGCTCTGTCATAGCTTCTGCCACTAACAACCGCTTATATAAGCTTGTTTACCAAACAGTTAGCTACTTTACTTATCAGCCACTTATTCTAAAAAATCAGCATAAGCCAGCTTTTTTATAAGCTCAGCTGCACCAAACTCAGCCTACATTAGGATTATTAGCTTCTTCCGATCTCTcatcaatttgaaaaaaaaaaaaaagagttatcCAACTTGATTTTGGTGGATGATCCATGCCATTTCGATATACATAAGCCCGAAAGCATTCATGTATTATTTTCATCTTACAAATGTGACATTCAATATACATAATGCAATATTTTCATCTTACAAATGTGCTACTGATTCAATTGTTACATATCTCCGATCTATATATCCCCACAACATTTTCATGATCGCAAACATcatgaaaaagaaggaaaaaaatcaCCTCCTCTCAATTAATTGTCTAACTTTTCATGACCAATGAGAGAATTATCTAGGGTTCAGGTGTGGTAGGTCAGTCTTGCAAATTAGGTCGATATGTATACTTTGAAACAACAACATTTATCAGAAACCGATTAGTGGCTTGCTCTTGACCTCAATTGGAATATGATTGTTCATTGGGTGCACTTGGCTAGttggcctttttttttttgcttctttgCGGCAACTGTTTCACCTAACTCGACGACAATCAAAATACGTAGTACAATAAGAGTTTTTGTGCTGATGAAGTCCCAAGAGTACAATTTCCATATTCAGACATAAAATGTTATCTGATATCAGATGCTAATTTGTAAATAATAACAAATGCAGGTTGTAGtatacgttttttttttatccttTTTGACAAAAAGCTGGAAGTATACATGTGTTAATAACACAGCTATATTAGAAACTGATAGTTGTGTGACTTATTGTGTATTAGGCGACTTAAGCCCTTCTTTCTGGTTAGTATTGGTTTGACTTAAGAATCACAATATAGGGAGGTGAGCTAACAAAGTCTTTCTCGCTCTTCCTGCAACCACACCTTATCAAACTTATGCAAAATCTTGACAAACTTTCCCTATAAAAACCAATGCAGTATTGTAATCTCATCATCACAAGAAACAACATTTCTTTCCTCGTGAGATTTGCCTCCGCAGCTAGCTCCTCTAAACTAAACCATGACTTCTTCCAAGCTTTTCCCCATTCGGTTTCTGTCTGTGATGCTGTTACTCTCAAGCACCAATATGAGCCTTGGAGCTCGCCACCTTTTAGACACACCAGCGGCTCCTCCAGCAGCATTGCCAGTAGTGCCCGCGATTCCCTCTCTGCCCAAGACTACATTGCCTCCACTACCCTCGGCACCAACACTTCCCAAGGCCACCCTGCCACCGTTGCCCTCGGTTCCAGCACTGCCCAAGGCCACATTACCACCATTGCCGTCAAACCCCTTGCCTACACTTCCAACTACCCCTCTTCCAAAAGCCACTTTGCCACCATTGCCATCTACCCCATTGCCTAAACCGCTGACTACCCCAACTCAGCCACCAGTAATCCCATCTTTGCCAAAATCAGCATTGCCTACTGTGCCAACCACCCCCTTGCCCGCGACACTACCTCCATTGCCAGCCAGCTCACTACCAACACTGCCCAAGGGCACACTGCCACCTCTGCCCTCAAACCCCCTGCCTTCACTTCCGACTGCCCCAACTCTGCCAAAGGCCACATTGCCTCCATTGCCATCAATCCCATCGTTGCCAAAACCATCCTTGCCTACAACACCTTTGCCGACTACACTACCTCCACTCCCGACAACACTCCCCACCATTCCATCGGCAATTCCCTCCATTCCATTCCCGTCTCCACCCCCGTCAAACTGAATACTTGACTAGTGAGTAGTGACATATCATATGATCACTGTGACGCTATATGTATGAAGGGTTTCTGGATAGTTATGGCTTGTGCTCTTGATCGTGGTTTACTATTTTATGCATCACTGGTGTTGAGTGCTCTGAGGATGACAGTTTCACGATTCTTTATTTTCTACCATTTGTAATTTTATGCATTTTATCATCTTCTGTAGTATTTGTTATTTCTCCTGTTGTATTATTTTTACTTCGTATAATGTTATTGTTATTGTGTTCATCTGATTGTTCCTTCCCTTTATTCATTCCTGATTTCGAAGTTCAGTattcataattataaaaaaaggaACACATTCATCCATAAGAACAACTGCTATCAACTATATCAGTGAGCCAAAAGATATATGATTTACTATGAATGATAATCACTTATATTGAAGCATCAATATAAGCTTTGTTTTATTAGCATATATAAACGAACAGAACTACCCATTAAACATACAGAACTTAATAAACATGCCACAAAGTTTGACAACAAGCAATTCCTAATAGAATCATCTCTTTTAGAAAACAGCCAAGGGATATTAACACTAACAAAACTTCTACTCCAACAAGTGAACGTATGAGAAGCTTAGCTCAGCTAAAAGTATTCCAAAGTGGATAAGCAACAAGTATATTTCTATTCATATACAAAGGAAGAATGTACTATATACAACAGCCAGGTGAATGAGCAGCTTTCAAGAACAAGTTGATAGTCAATTCCAACTAGAGTAACCCTGAACGAGTAATGGATGTTTGAGTAACTCCTATACTTCTTTGGCAATGCCAATAGCATATGACTGCTCCCAAGCAGGGTTAAGAAAATTAAATGTACCTGTCTCAAGATGCTTTGTCATGACTCCGTATACACCACCCATGAATAATTCAGCTCTTAAAGAATACCAACTCCCGGCTACAGTTGTTTTTGATAGCATCCTCTAATTTCTCAACACGGTCAAAATCAACTTGAAAGGTAACCATAGTGATACCATCTTTACCAGTTtcataatcttgtttgatgtCTACAACTTCAAAAGATTGTAGCTGCAAACATCATTTCACGGATCAGGAACAACAACTAAAAAAGTTGAtcacaacaaagaaaaagaaagattcaCTGTCTTGCATCTACAACTAAAGCAGCTCACCTGATAATATAAAATGCCGATAAGATCAAATGGAACCTCCACGCCCATTCTTACCTACATATAAAATGAATatgatcctatatatcaacatgtcaacatcatacaaaaaaatgtgttttgtgAAACTAAATTCATCTAAACTAGGCAAAGAATTGGCCCCAAGGTCTTGAAATAACTCAATGTTTTCCGATTCATAGCTCCCAACTGACAAACCGGGAATCCACGCAATAACAAAACCATGGAAGcagaccaaaaaaaagtcATTACCTTCGATTTCACAAGATGAGTTGGGGCATTCCTCAAGCATTCTGACGTTACTCCTTCATATGCCCTGACTAGTCCTCCAGTCCCCAATTTAATACCTCCAAAATACCTaccaaaacacacacacacacactccaAATAATAACACACGAAACCATCACGAAAACACAGTACAGATTTCAAGCTTCCTACAACAAATGAAACAGCAACCATTCACCACATATATGAATAAAATTATTACCTAATAACCACAACCATTACTTTATCAATCCCTGAAGACTCAATACAGACTGAATGGGCTTCCCGGCCGTCCCCGACGGCTCTCCATCGTCATTAGACCGGTACTGATCCCCCACCTGAGTTTCTCattcaatcaatcaatcaatcaaaatgCACCATATGAAAGATTTACCATTCACCATTTTACCATTCACCAACAGAAAATTTACCTTGTAAGCCCAGCAATTGTGTGTAGCACGAGCATCCTTAACCTAAATCAATTacacaaattaaaattaaaaattaaagaaaaagtaaaaaaaaaaaagtgaagggTGGAAGTGGTTACCTgggagaggaaggagaaggcgGAGTGTTCGTCGGAGACGGGAGCGGCGAGGGCGATGAATTTTCTCTTCTTGATCTCTTTTTCGAAGGTGACGGTTTCTTTGAGTGTGGTGAAGGCGCCACCGCGGCTGCTGCAGCTGCTGGCGGCGGCGGTGGTGACCATGGTGGCTCTGTTGGCGTTGGCGGCGGCGATGCTGAGAATGGAGGCCCAGAGACGAAGCCTAATCGGAGCTGGCGGCTTGTTGTTGTAATGGAAATGGGAATTGGGGATTGGCGTGATTGTGATTGCTGAAGCTGCTCGCATTTTATTCGGTTTTATCATACCATTCAAGGTGGttttatttgaaaatgaaaattgggTTGAACTTGGGCTTCCaaattccatttttttttatcaaaatcaAACAGTCTGTTTGTGAGTCAAATACGAGTCTGCTATGGTAAATTGATATGAAAAAGGTcgcgaagaaaagaaagaagcatAACAAGAATTGGCTGATTACTCTTTCATTATGCTAGAATCAGTTGATGGCTTGATGACCTTACCGTACTTACACGAGTTGCATCACAACAGCTCAAAACCTCGGTAAAATGTTTGAGCTGATCGTTCTCCATCCGTTTTGCTCCACTCTTGTAAATGATACAGATAAATACAGATTACATTTGGGAAAGGGCAAAGGGCTGGCGTGATCTGAAAAAAATTGCGGCCGGCCAGTTCCCCTAGAGCTAGCTACTGCTATCAATTAATCTGAGGTTGACTTCCTGCGATGTCTACTTCTGTCACTAAACAAAAATGTGGAGTTTCCTCCGCTTTCCGAGTAGTCTGTAAGCCCTTTTGTATCTACATCAAAGTTCGGAAACATAGAAGGTGTGACCACGTCCGATGAACGCCCAAATTGGTTGTATGGATTCGTTCCTACTTGACCAAATATGTAATCAGAGAAATCTTCATTGCTGGACGAGTCCTTGGTGCTCACAGTGCTACAAGAACTAGCATCCGGGGAGCTGAATATTGATGAATTCTCACTTGATGAATCCATAGCAGGAACTCTGTACATGGAATAAGATCTCCAATCATCTGGTTCTAATGAATTATTGCTCGAACCATCAAAACTCATCTCGTCTCGGTCTCTACTAAATGTTGGTTGCGCTGTGGAACTATTCATACTTGGAACCATGTATCGCAACTTGGATTTGGTAAGGCTTGAAGGAACTGCGTCCGAGTTCCTCCTATTGGATGTCTCCGTGTGAGAAAGG
This genomic interval from Argentina anserina chromosome 1, drPotAnse1.1, whole genome shotgun sequence contains the following:
- the LOC126801730 gene encoding uncharacterized protein LOC126801730, giving the protein MEGIADGMVGSVVGSGGSVVGKGVVGKDGFGNDGIDGNGGNVAFGRVGAVGSEGRGFEGRGGSVPLGSVGSELAGNGVSGLGNGVDGNGGKVAFGRGVVGSVGKGFDGNGGNVALGSAGTEGNGGRVALGSVGAEGSGGNVVLGREGIAGTTGNAAGGAAGVSKRWRAPRLILVLESNSITDRNRMGKSLEEVMGKFVKILHKFDKVWLQEERERLC
- the LOC126789318 gene encoding LOW QUALITY PROTEIN: uncharacterized protein LOC126789318 (The sequence of the model RefSeq protein was modified relative to this genomic sequence to represent the inferred CDS: inserted 1 base in 1 codon) produces the protein MIKPNKMRAASAITITPIPNSHFHYNNKPPAPIRLRLWASILSIAAANANRATMVTTAAASSCSSRGGAFTTLKETVTFEKEIKKRKFIALAAPVSDEHSAFSFLSQVKDARATHNCWAYKVGDQYRSNDDGEPSGTAGKPIQSVLXSSGIDKVMVVVIRYFGGIKLGTGGLVRAYEGVTSECLRNAPTHLVKSKVRMGVEVPFDLIGILYYQLQSFEVVDIKQDYETGKDGITMVTFQVDFDRVEKLEDAIKNNCSRELVFFKS